Part of the Cloacibacterium caeni genome is shown below.
GATTAATTTATGTGGATTATTAGGGTCTGTTTTTAGTCTGTAGTGGGTTACTACAGCACATTCTTTGGCAAATCCTTCTGCATTTTTTTCTTCAGCTTCGAATAAGCTTTTCGGGACAAAGAGTGGGAAATAAGCGTTTTGATGACCAGTTTCTTTGAATTTTTTGTCTAGTTCTGCTTGAATTTTTTCCCAAATTGCATAACCGTAGGGTTTAATCACCATGCTTCCTCTTACACCTGAGTTTTCAGCAAGGTCTGCTTTTACTACAAGTTCGTTATACCATTTGCTATAATCTTCACTCCTTGTTGTTAATTTTGCCATTTTTTATTAAAATTTAACTTTTTAATTTTGAGAATATCTAATGTTATATTGTATTTTTGATGAAAAATATAAATACCGAGTATATTGGTATAATTTTGGTATTAATATTTTGCAAAGATAAATAAACTTAATTACATCTATCATGAAAAATTCTACTTATAAAAACTTATCAGAAATTCTTAGAACAAAAGGTGTTCTAGGGGTTGCAGCTGGTTTGCTTTTGGTTTCATGTGGCTCTCAAATGGGAGGTTACACAGAAACTGATGGGGTGTATTATGACCCTAATAAAGATGTGATACCAGAAGGTATTGTAATGCCAGAACCTAATCAAGTGGATGAAGTATATGCTTATGAGTCTGATTCTGCTAGTATTATAGAGCAAAATCAACAAAACCAAGCGGCTCAAAAAAACAAATATCAAACTTGGAACGGAACAGAATCTGATTGGGGAACTTACGCAGGAACAGAACAAAACATCTATTATAACAATTATAATACTTGGGGTTGGAATCCTTACGGACATTATTCGCCTTATTACGGTTGGGGTAATGGCTGGAATATAGGAATTGGTTTCGGTTGGAATAACTGGGGTTGGAACAATTGGAGATGGAATCCTTATTGGGATCCTTACTTTGGTTATGGTGGTTACGGTTATTATAATCCTTGGTATGGATATTATTCTCCTTATTATGGAGGTTACTACGGATATAATCCTTACTATTATGGAGGTTATTATTATCCAAGAAATAATTATAAGAGAAGTGGAGCCGATGCTATTACCAGAGGAAATGGTTTCCAAAATTCTAATAACAGAAGTTTTAACAATAGAATGAATACCAATAATTCTAATAACTCTGGATTTAGAACTACACCACCTAGAAATACTAATCCAAATATGACTCAGCCACCACAAAATTCTAATCCTTCAAGATTTAGAAGTGTTCCAAGACAAGAACCAAGACAATACGAAGCTCCAAGACAAGAGCCTAGAAGAAATGACTGGGGTGGAAGTTCTAATTCTGGTGGTGGTTTCAGATCAGGAGGTTCATCTAGTTCTAGCGGAAGCTCAAGTTCTGGAGGAGGTTTCAGATCAGGAGGTTTTAGATAAGAAATAATAAACTATAATTTTTTGAAAAAATGTTTAAAAAATCTTTAACAATATTAAGTATTGCATCTGCATTTTATCTTCAAGCGCAAGATGTTTCGATTATCAGAAATTCTGTAGATGTTTATTCTTCCAATCCATTAACTGGTTCTGCAAAATTTAATGCAATGGCAGGTTCTATGGGAGCTTTAGGAGGAGATCTTTCTGCAATCAATATCAATCCTGCAAGTGTGGGAGTTTTCATCACTGGAAATATCAGTGGAACTTTAGCGATTAATAATTCTAAAACCACATCTTCTTTTTCTAATGCTGCAAACTCTTATAAATTAAACAATGCAGATATAGGTCAATTAGGAGGAGTTGCCGTTTTTGAAACCAGTGGAAACACACCATGGAAATTTGTAAATTTTGGAGTGAATTACACCAATCAAAATTTAGAAGAATACATAGAAACACCAGCGAATTCTAGCTATAAATTTCAAGATAGCAATTTGGTAGATACCAATGGAAATCCTGTTACAGGAACTTTTACTTCTCTAGGTCATGCTTATGACAGAACGGGAAATCTTACCAATATGAACATCGCTTTTGGTGGAAATTATGATAATAAATTCTATGTGGGAGGTTCCCTTAATTTCAAAGGAGCTACGATTGAGCAATACGATTCTTCTAGACTCTCACTAGATGTAGACAATAATAATAGCTACGTTTTAAATAAACAAGGAACGCCTTATACTGAAGATTCTAATGGATTCTCGGTTTCTGCCGGTATTATTGGAAAAATTAATAATAATATACGATTAGGAGCGTCTATTGAATCACCAACTTGGTGGACTCAATACAGAACTTACAGCGAAGTAAACGAAGATAATTTAGGGTATTACTTTGATTATTATGATGAAGACAGAAAATTCACTTCTCCTATGAAAGCAACTTTGAGTGGAGCTTTCGTAATGAATAAGAATTTCGCGCTAAACGTAGACTATTCATTAGGTTTAACCAAACCGAAATACAAAGATCCCGGACCTTTACCAAATGGTGAAGAGTCTGCTGAACATCAACTGAATGATTTTTTTAATTCAAATTACAAAAACTTATCAGAGCTTAGAGTAGGAGGTGAGTATCGTTACAACAACTTCAGATTAAGAGGTGGTTACGGAATTTCTAATTCTCCATTCGATAATATATATGGTAAAAATAATTTTATTGGTAAAAGAGAAACTTTAGGTGTAGGATTCGGATTTGATTTTAAATCATTCTATATTGATGCAGCTTACAATAAAATTACCACCAATTCTACCAATGTTTACGGAGATGGTAATTATTACAGTTTAGCGAATAACGGAGATGTAGAATTCTTTACGAATAATCCTAATACTTTTACTTCTAAATTAGAAGATGTTAAGAACAATGTAACGCTTACATTAGGCTGGAAATTCTAAAAAACTTTCCTTTTAAAACATAAAAAAAACTCCCGAAATTTCGGGAGTTTTTGTTTTTATTTAAAATCTATTTTTTAATGATGAGCGTGAAACAAATGATTTACTAACGCTAGTCCAACTCCAGCAATCACTAAAAAAAGTTTTTGCCAATCCATTTTGTGATTTTTATTGCTTTCGAAAATAATTACTGATGAGATATGTAAGAAAATTCCGCCAACTAATGCCAAGAAATAAGGTTGCCAATTTGGATTAAAATAATCACCAAAAACCATTCCTAATGGTGATGCCAATGCAAATAAGGCGATAATAAACCAAGAAAAAGCGCCACTTTTTTCTCTTAATAAAAATGTACCTAGAATAAATGAAATTGGCAAATTATGGAACACAATTCCCAATAAATAAGGAGAAGTTACATCTGTAATATTGGCTAAAGGAATTCCTTCTAAAAACGCGTGAACAAACATTCCCGCCATTAAAGCAATTGGTAAAATGTTTTTTTCTTCATGATGATGGTGAAAATGCCCATGCTCGAAACCTTTGGTAAGACTTTCTAAAATCATTTGCAGCAAAACGCCACCAATAATCCAAATTCCAATATTGTGGTCATCTGCTTCATAGACTTCTGGAAAAACTTCGCTTACACAAACCGTAATCAAAAAACCAGCACTTAGAATCAGTAAATTTTTAGCAAATGATTGGCTCTTTCCGAAATATTTTCCCAGAAAAACACCAATGATAACGCTTAAAATCAATAGAATAATAATCATTTTCTTTGCTTTTTGGCTTTCAGCAAAATGCTTTCAGCTTTTATAAATTTTAATTTTTAACTCTGAACTGGAAAATACATCTCGGGGAAGTTTCTCTTTCAAAATCTTCTAACTGATAATTTCCCCAGATTTTTACTGCTTCAAAACCGAAACTTTCGGCGATATTTTTTATTTCTTCTAAAGTATGAAGTTTTACTTTTTCGAAATAATGAAAGGACTCTCCTTTATCTTCAAAGAAAATATCTTTGATGACATGGTTTTGTTCTATTCTTTTTTTGATGAGAAAATCTATTCCGTCTTTGGTAACAGTAGTTTCATCAACCAAAGTGTTTTTCACAAATTTTTCATTGAGAAAATCCAAAACGAAAATCCCATCGTTTTGTAAAACATTTTTTACCGAAGAAAATACTTTTCTGTCATCTTCATCATCATCAAAATACCCAAAACTGGTGAATAAATTGAAAACTGCATTTACTTTTTCAGAAGAAACATTGGGATAAAGTTCATTTCTCATGTCGTGAACTTCAAATGTCAATTTTGGAGTTTCAGTCGATGAGGTTTCAAACTGTTTATTGTGTTCTATGCTTTCTTCGGACAAATCTACTCCTAAAACTTCATAGCCTAATTGTTGCAAAAAAACAGAATGTCTGCCTTTTCCACAAGCTAAATCAATGATTTTAGAATCTTTAGAAAGTTGTAAATCTTGGGTAAGATTTCTAATGAAATTTTCTGCTTCTACAAAATCTCTGTCTTTGTAGAGAATATGATAATAAGGTGTGTTAAACCATTCTTTGAACCAACTCATATTGCAAATTTATCAAAAACTTTATCATTTACTAGAAAAAAAATCCAACGAAAGACTTCGCTGGAATTTTTATATCAGATTTTATGAAATATTTTTCTTAATTCTTATGAACCATTTGTAAGTATTTCTTTTTAGTTTCTTCGTCTAAGAATGAATACTCAAATGAATTGCTCACCAATGTTTTTACCTCTTCTAATGATAAGTTTAGCGCTTCAATAATTTCAGTGTAATTTTTAGTAATGTAACCTCCAAAATAAGCCGGATCATCAGAATTTACAGTAGCTTTTATTCCCAAATCGAGCATTTTTTTAATAGGATGTTGTTTTAAATCATCTACCACTCGAAGAGCAGTGTTAGAAAGTGGACAAACCGTTAAAGCCATTTTGTTTTCCACTAAATAATTAACCAATTTTTCATCCGTTAAACTATTATTTCCGTGGTCTATTCTGTCGATTTTTAATAAATCTAGTGCTTCCCAAACATATTCTGCAGGTCCTTCTTCACCAGCGTGAGCTACAATTTTATAACCTTCTTTCACTGAAGCCGCAAAAACTTTTTGGAATTTAGAAGGTGGATTTCCTTTCTCCGAAGAATCTAATCCTACTGCTTTAATCAAATGTTTATAAGGCAATGATTGCTCTAAAGTTTCGAAAGCGTCTTCTTCTGACAAATGTCTTAAGTAACTCATAATCAAATAAGAAGTAATCCCGAAATTTTTCTCTGCATCATCTTGAGCTCTCTTGATTCCAGAAATTACCGTTTCAAAAGAAACCCCTCTTTTGGTATGGGTTTGAGGATCAAACATAATTTCGGTGTGTACTACGTTTTCTTCTGCACAATGCTTGAAATAAGCCATGGTCAAATCATAGAAATCTTGTTCGTAAAGCAAAACACTTGCTCCTGCATAATATATGTCTAGAAAATCTTGAAGACAGTTAAATTGATACGCTTTTTTTACTTCTTCCACACTGTTGTAGGGAATTTTAACCTGATTTCTTTGAGCAATTTCAAACATTAATTCAGGTTCAAAAGTTCCTTCGATGTGCAAGTGTAATTCTGCTTTTGGAACTTTTTTGATATAAGAGATAATATCCATACTTTAATTTTTTAAAAAGGGAATCAAAGGTAGGGATAAAAATATTAGAATCCGAAGAAGTGTCAAAAATCATTTTTGATGAAAATGTTTCGGGAATGCATCTTCTGGTTTCATTTTCAATACATTGAGCTTAACCCAAGATTCTAAAAATCCGTAACCGTAAGAAAACATCTGAATGTAAGTGGTAATAATCGCTTGTGCAGCAATTGCAATATTTTTAGTCAAATACAAAGCATGTAGAAATATCACCAAAGTATAAAAACCGTAACATGCCAAAACAAAACCTTTTTGTAAAAGGAAATATTCTAAAATTCCTGCAACATAACCCAATAAAAACAATGTAGGAAACCAAAAAGTTGGCTTTACATAATCAGGATGTCTCTGGTTTAGAATGGGTCTTGCACAGCCAAATTGATACACTTGTTTAGAGAATTTTCCTAAATCTGTTCTGCGTTTGTGATAAACGCCAATATCGTCAAAAAAAGCAGTTTGGTAACCGTTTTCCCAAATCGTCATTGATAAATCTGGATCTTCGCCAATTCTCATTTCAGAGAAACCTCCAATTTTTAAGAAAATCTCTTTGTTTACGCCCATATTAAAGCTTCTTGGCTGAAATCTGGTCACTGCTTTTTTACTTCCTCTAATTCCACCAGTAGTGAAAACCGAAGTCATGGAGTAGGAGATGGCTTTTTGTAAAAGATTGAAACCTTTGTGGGCTTTATCTGCGCCACCAAAAGCAGCGCAATCTGTTTTTTCTAGATTTTTTTTGATATTTTCTATGTAATCTTTTTCTACAATGACGTCAGA
Proteins encoded:
- a CDS encoding OmpP1/FadL family transporter, with product MFKKSLTILSIASAFYLQAQDVSIIRNSVDVYSSNPLTGSAKFNAMAGSMGALGGDLSAININPASVGVFITGNISGTLAINNSKTTSSFSNAANSYKLNNADIGQLGGVAVFETSGNTPWKFVNFGVNYTNQNLEEYIETPANSSYKFQDSNLVDTNGNPVTGTFTSLGHAYDRTGNLTNMNIAFGGNYDNKFYVGGSLNFKGATIEQYDSSRLSLDVDNNNSYVLNKQGTPYTEDSNGFSVSAGIIGKINNNIRLGASIESPTWWTQYRTYSEVNEDNLGYYFDYYDEDRKFTSPMKATLSGAFVMNKNFALNVDYSLGLTKPKYKDPGPLPNGEESAEHQLNDFFNSNYKNLSELRVGGEYRYNNFRLRGGYGISNSPFDNIYGKNNFIGKRETLGVGFGFDFKSFYIDAAYNKITTNSTNVYGDGNYYSLANNGDVEFFTNNPNTFTSKLEDVKNNVTLTLGWKF
- a CDS encoding ZIP family metal transporter: MIIILLILSVIIGVFLGKYFGKSQSFAKNLLILSAGFLITVCVSEVFPEVYEADDHNIGIWIIGGVLLQMILESLTKGFEHGHFHHHHEEKNILPIALMAGMFVHAFLEGIPLANITDVTSPYLLGIVFHNLPISFILGTFLLREKSGAFSWFIIALFALASPLGMVFGDYFNPNWQPYFLALVGGIFLHISSVIIFESNKNHKMDWQKLFLVIAGVGLALVNHLFHAHH
- a CDS encoding class I SAM-dependent DNA methyltransferase — its product is MSWFKEWFNTPYYHILYKDRDFVEAENFIRNLTQDLQLSKDSKIIDLACGKGRHSVFLQQLGYEVLGVDLSEESIEHNKQFETSSTETPKLTFEVHDMRNELYPNVSSEKVNAVFNLFTSFGYFDDDEDDRKVFSSVKNVLQNDGIFVLDFLNEKFVKNTLVDETTVTKDGIDFLIKKRIEQNHVIKDIFFEDKGESFHYFEKVKLHTLEEIKNIAESFGFEAVKIWGNYQLEDFERETSPRCIFQFRVKN
- a CDS encoding adenosine deaminase, whose product is MDIISYIKKVPKAELHLHIEGTFEPELMFEIAQRNQVKIPYNSVEEVKKAYQFNCLQDFLDIYYAGASVLLYEQDFYDLTMAYFKHCAEENVVHTEIMFDPQTHTKRGVSFETVISGIKRAQDDAEKNFGITSYLIMSYLRHLSEEDAFETLEQSLPYKHLIKAVGLDSSEKGNPPSKFQKVFAASVKEGYKIVAHAGEEGPAEYVWEALDLLKIDRIDHGNNSLTDEKLVNYLVENKMALTVCPLSNTALRVVDDLKQHPIKKMLDLGIKATVNSDDPAYFGGYITKNYTEIIEALNLSLEEVKTLVSNSFEYSFLDEETKKKYLQMVHKN
- a CDS encoding glycosyltransferase, whose protein sequence is MQKTISIVVAIFNRKDELFELLNSLIAQTDKDFEVIIVDDGSFIDLLPTVETFKEMLNIQYFKKPNSGPGLSRNYGANRAKNDWLVFVDSDVIVEKDYIENIKKNLEKTDCAAFGGADKAHKGFNLLQKAISYSMTSVFTTGGIRGSKKAVTRFQPRSFNMGVNKEIFLKIGGFSEMRIGEDPDLSMTIWENGYQTAFFDDIGVYHKRRTDLGKFSKQVYQFGCARPILNQRHPDYVKPTFWFPTLFLLGYVAGILEYFLLQKGFVLACYGFYTLVIFLHALYLTKNIAIAAQAIITTYIQMFSYGYGFLESWVKLNVLKMKPEDAFPKHFHQK